From Anopheles merus strain MAF unplaced genomic scaffold, AmerM5.1 LNR4000039, whole genome shotgun sequence, the proteins below share one genomic window:
- the LOC121601211 gene encoding uncharacterized protein LOC121601211: MLLYAGSRLTGAASEWYNGFRNTLKTFDEFADTIKKAFPDRCNEAVIHSQLASVYKKISESYTSYVYRVNALGMSGHVSEEAIITYVIRGLSRDPLYDSLVTKDYRDIYDLIDNIKRYESHLLLRKNPERRSPSHINTISPRPIPPRQTTTEPLRCYNCSNHGHHSSQCTQPRRAPGSCFRCGSTSHVIRNCPVPDRRQLTVAAVQGNDNETAHLDSGENGNFVQLEAYQEL; this comes from the exons ATGCTTTTATATGCAGGCAGTCGGTTGACTGGAGCAGCAAGCGAATGGTACAATGGCTTCCGTAACACTTTGAAGACATTCGACGAATTCGCTGACACAATTAAAAAGGCTTTTCCTGATCGCTGTAACGAAGCCGTTATTCATAGCCAATTAGCATCGGTCTACAAGAAAATTTCTGAGTCGTACACAAGCTATGTATACCGAGTAAATGCGCTGGGAATGTCAGGCCACGTGAGTGAGGAGGCTATCATAACTTATGTCATCAGAGGACTTTCTCGTGACCCTCTCTATGATAGCCTTGTGACCAAGGATTACCGCGATATTTACGACCTGATTGACAACATTAAGCGATATGAATCCCATCTTCTGTTGCGCAAAAACCCAGAACGCCGCAGCCCATCTCACATCAACACCATTTCCCCGAGACCGATTCCACCAAGACAAACGACGACAGAACCTCTTCGATGTTATAACTGCTCGAATCATGGACATCATTCATCGCAATGCACACAACCTCGCCGAGCTCCGGGTTCCTGTTTCCGATGTGGTAGCACATCACATGTCATTCGCAACTGTCCTGTCCCAGATAGACGTCAACTAACGGTTGCTGCGGTACAGGGCAACGACAATGAAACAGCGCATCTAGATTCTggggaaaatggaaacttCGTTCAACTTGAGGCCTATCAGGAG CTCTAA
- the LOC121601212 gene encoding uncharacterized protein LOC121601212, with product MSGHVSEEAIITYVIRGLSRDPLYDSLVTKDYRDIYDLIDNIKRYESHLLLRKNPERRSPSHINTISPRPIPPRQTTTEPLRCYNCSNHGHHSSQCTQPRRAPGSCFRCGSTSHVIRNCPVPDRRQLTVAAVQGNDNETAHLDSGENGNFVQLEAYQEL from the exons ATGTCAGGCCACGTGAGTGAGGAGGCTATCATAACTTATGTCATCAGAGGACTTTCTCGTGACCCTCTCTATGATAGCCTTGTGACCAAGGATTACCGCGATATTTACGACCTGATTGACAACATTAAGCGATATGAATCCCATCTTCTGTTGCGCAAAAACCCAGAACGCCGCAGCCCATCTCACATCAACACCATTTCCCCGAGACCGATTCCACCAAGACAAACGACGACAGAACCTCTTCGATGTTATAACTGCTCGAATCATGGACATCATTCATCGCAATGCACACAACCTCGCCGAGCTCCGGGTTCCTGTTTCCGATGTGGTAGCACATCACATGTCATTCGCAACTGTCCTGTCCCAGATAGACGTCAACTAACGGTTGCTGCGGTACAGGGCAACGACAATGAAACAGCGCATCTAGATTCTggggaaaatggaaacttCGTTCAACTTGAGGCCTATCAGGAG CTCTAA